GGAGCGCCACCGACGCGCCCACCGAGGAGACCCAGGCCGAGATGCCCCGCAGGCTCGGGTGCACCGGGCGGAGCGAGCGGTGGGCGCCCGCCCCCGCCTCCGGGATCCTCTCCCCGGCGAAGTGGAAGCGCCCGGCGAGATCCGCCCGCTCCTCCGCGGGAAGGGTGGGGAGCCGGCTCATCCCGTACAGCGCCGCCACCACGGCCAGCGCCACGAGCCGCGTCCCGTTCCGGCGCACCGCCCCCGTCACGTGCTCCCTCATGCGCACCCCTCCTGGAAAAAGGATCCCTGGATGCGGAGCCGCCACGCCTCGTAGGCGGGCAGCTCCCCCCGGGGGGCGAGCCCCTCCAGGGCGGCGTCGGTCACCGCTGCCGCGGCGTCGGCGGAGCAGCCGCACAGCGCGCGGCAGGCGCGCTCGGTGTGCTCCGCGGGGTTTCCCGCGCGCTGGCGCGCCCTGGCCGCGAA
The nucleotide sequence above comes from Longimicrobiaceae bacterium. Encoded proteins:
- a CDS encoding DUF1702 family protein, whose protein sequence is FAARARQRAGNPAEHTERACRALCGCSADAAAAVTDAALEGLAPRGELPAYEAWRLRIQGSFFQEGCA